One Aquamicrobium sp. genomic region harbors:
- the ubiE gene encoding bifunctional demethylmenaquinone methyltransferase/2-methoxy-6-polyprenyl-1,4-benzoquinol methylase UbiE yields the protein MSDERTTAAGGMETAYGFRNVAEGEKQGLVNDVFHKVASRYDLMNDLMSGGLHRLWKDAMVAWLNPPRREGWRVLDVAGGTGDIAFRIVEASQRNAHATVLDINGSMLKVGEERAQKRGLGDNVDFVEANAEELPFPDGTFDAYTIAFGIRNVPRIDVALSEAYRVLKPGGRFLCLEFSEVEMPLLDKVYEAWSFKAIPQIGAMVAGDGEPYRYLVESIAKFPNQRNFGAMIEHAGFGRVTWRNYSGGIAALHSGWKL from the coding sequence ATGTCGGACGAACGCACGACCGCCGCGGGCGGGATGGAAACGGCCTACGGCTTCCGCAACGTGGCGGAAGGCGAGAAGCAGGGCCTCGTCAACGACGTGTTCCACAAGGTCGCCTCGCGCTACGACCTGATGAACGACCTGATGTCGGGCGGGCTGCATCGCCTCTGGAAGGACGCGATGGTCGCCTGGCTCAATCCGCCGAGGCGCGAGGGCTGGCGCGTGCTCGACGTCGCCGGCGGCACCGGCGACATCGCCTTCCGCATCGTCGAGGCCTCGCAGCGCAACGCCCACGCCACCGTGCTCGACATCAACGGCTCGATGCTGAAAGTCGGCGAGGAGCGGGCGCAGAAGCGCGGCCTTGGCGACAATGTCGATTTCGTCGAGGCGAACGCCGAGGAACTGCCCTTCCCCGACGGCACTTTCGACGCCTACACCATCGCCTTCGGCATCCGCAACGTGCCGCGCATCGACGTCGCGCTGTCGGAAGCCTATCGCGTGCTGAAGCCGGGCGGGCGGTTCCTCTGCCTCGAATTCTCCGAGGTCGAGATGCCGCTGCTCGACAAGGTCTACGAGGCGTGGTCGTTCAAGGCCATCCCCCAGATCGGCGCGATGGTGGCCGGCGACGGCGAGCCCTACCGCTACCTCGTCGAATCCATCGCCAAGTTCCCCAACCAGCGTAATTTCGGCGCGATGATCGAGCACGCCGGCTTCGGGCGGGTGACGTGGCGCAACTATTCCGGCGGCATCGCCGCGCTGCATTCGGGCTGGAAGCTGTGA
- the upp gene encoding uracil phosphoribosyltransferase, whose product MQGVTVVDHPLVQHKLTIMRDKETSTASFRRLLREISLLLCYEVTRELALTTRMIETPLKTIEAPTLEGKKLVFASVLRAGNGLLDGMLDLVPAARVAHVGLYRDHETLEAVEYFFKAPSDLEDRLVIVVDPMLATANSAVAAVDKLKERGATNLRFVCLLAAPEGIARFTAAHPDVPVFTASIDEKLNEKGYIVPGLGDAGDRMYGTK is encoded by the coding sequence ATGCAGGGCGTAACCGTCGTCGATCATCCGCTGGTCCAGCACAAGCTCACCATCATGCGCGACAAGGAGACCTCGACGGCGAGCTTCCGCCGGCTGCTGCGCGAGATTTCGCTGCTGCTCTGCTACGAGGTGACGCGCGAGCTCGCGCTGACGACGCGGATGATCGAGACGCCGCTCAAGACCATCGAGGCGCCGACGCTCGAAGGCAAGAAGCTGGTCTTCGCCTCGGTGCTGCGCGCCGGCAACGGCCTGCTCGACGGCATGCTCGACCTGGTGCCGGCGGCGCGCGTCGCTCATGTCGGCCTCTACCGCGATCACGAGACGCTGGAGGCGGTCGAATATTTCTTCAAGGCGCCGAGCGACCTCGAGGATCGGCTGGTCATCGTCGTCGACCCGATGCTGGCCACCGCCAATTCGGCGGTCGCGGCGGTCGACAAGCTGAAGGAGCGCGGGGCGACGAACCTGCGCTTCGTGTGCCTGCTCGCCGCGCCGGAAGGCATCGCGCGTTTCACCGCCGCCCACCCGGACGTGCCGGTCTTCACCGCCTCGATCGACGAGAAGCTGAACGAGAAGGGCTATATCGTGCCCGGCCTCGGCGACGCGGGCGACCGCATGTACGGGACCAAGTAA
- a CDS encoding ABC transporter permease: protein MSGVFSLARLWALLAKEFIQMRRDRITFGMMLGVPLIQLLLFGYAINADPRQLPAALVVTSQDHYTRAVISALEATGYYRFDHVAQSGTQAESLIASGKVAFVVTIPSDLARRVDRGERPRILIEADASDPSASSGAISALGTVINQALLREQGIARLAEEERDSRLDVVVHRRYNPEGISQYNIVPGLLGVILQMTMVMMTSIALTREIERGTMENLLAMPASPFEIMLGKVLPGLAVGAVQTVVVLAAARLLFHIPFAGDPLTLVAAILVFVLGLVLLGYLISTFARTQMQALQLTFFFFLPSIMLSGFMFPFRGMPDWAQWIGEFFPLTHFLRVVRAVMLKGAGFTDIALEASILALFVLAYGALALMRFRSTLD, encoded by the coding sequence ATGAGCGGCGTCTTCTCCCTTGCCCGGCTCTGGGCGCTGCTCGCCAAGGAGTTCATCCAGATGCGGCGCGACCGCATCACCTTCGGCATGATGCTGGGCGTGCCGCTGATCCAGCTCCTCCTGTTCGGCTACGCCATCAACGCCGATCCGCGGCAGCTTCCCGCCGCGCTGGTCGTGACGAGCCAGGACCATTACACCCGCGCGGTGATCTCGGCGCTGGAGGCGACCGGCTACTACCGCTTCGACCATGTCGCGCAGAGCGGGACGCAAGCCGAATCGCTGATCGCGTCCGGCAAGGTCGCCTTCGTCGTCACCATCCCCTCCGACCTTGCCCGGCGCGTCGACCGGGGCGAGCGGCCGCGCATCCTGATCGAGGCCGACGCCTCGGACCCGTCCGCCTCCAGCGGCGCGATCTCGGCGCTCGGCACCGTGATCAACCAGGCGTTACTGCGCGAGCAGGGCATCGCCCGGCTTGCCGAGGAGGAGCGCGACAGCCGGCTCGATGTCGTGGTGCATCGCCGCTACAACCCGGAAGGCATCTCGCAATACAACATCGTGCCGGGCCTGCTCGGCGTCATCCTGCAGATGACCATGGTGATGATGACCTCGATCGCGCTGACGCGCGAGATCGAGCGCGGCACGATGGAGAACCTGCTCGCCATGCCGGCGAGCCCGTTCGAGATCATGCTGGGCAAGGTGCTGCCGGGGCTCGCGGTCGGCGCGGTGCAGACCGTTGTGGTGCTGGCGGCGGCGCGGCTTCTGTTCCACATCCCCTTCGCCGGCGATCCGCTGACGCTCGTCGCCGCCATCCTCGTCTTCGTGCTCGGGCTGGTGCTGCTCGGCTACCTGATATCGACCTTCGCGCGCACGCAGATGCAGGCGCTCCAGCTCACCTTCTTCTTCTTCCTGCCGTCGATCATGCTGTCGGGCTTCATGTTCCCGTTCCGCGGCATGCCGGACTGGGCGCAATGGATCGGCGAGTTCTTTCCGCTGACCCATTTCCTGCGCGTCGTGCGCGCGGTGATGCTGAAGGGCGCGGGCTTTACCGACATCGCCCTCGAGGCGTCGATCCTCGCCCTGTTCGTCCTCGCCTATGGCGCGCTGGCGCTCATGCGCTTCCGCAGCACGCTGGACTAG
- a CDS encoding ABC transporter ATP-binding protein, whose translation MTAIDVTGLVKRFGDRTVVDHVSMKVARGEIVGFLGPNGSGKTTTIRIMCGLLTPDEGEGTVLGFDLRKEGRRIRREVGYMTQKFSFYEDLTIAENLEFVARLYELKPVAAHVTRTLEELGLASRRGQLAGTLSGGWKQRLALAACVMHKPKLLLLDEPTAGVDPKARRDFWDEIHHLAADGLTVLVSTHYMDEAERCHRIGYIAYGRMLATGTVEEVIRDAALSTFVVRGPDLQRLAAEVSALPGVEQAAPFGTTLHVVGSDRDRLAASLAPLAERPGISVEPGQTSLEDVFIKFMGDAQDNMGGDNMQ comes from the coding sequence ATGACCGCCATCGACGTCACCGGCCTCGTCAAGCGGTTCGGCGACCGCACCGTGGTCGACCATGTGTCGATGAAGGTCGCGCGCGGGGAGATCGTCGGGTTCCTCGGCCCCAACGGCTCAGGGAAAACGACGACGATCCGCATCATGTGCGGGCTTCTGACCCCCGACGAGGGCGAGGGCACGGTGCTCGGCTTCGACCTGAGGAAGGAGGGGCGGCGCATCCGGCGCGAGGTCGGCTACATGACGCAGAAATTCTCGTTCTACGAGGACCTGACCATCGCCGAGAACCTCGAATTCGTCGCCCGCCTCTACGAGCTGAAGCCGGTCGCCGCCCACGTGACGCGCACGCTGGAGGAGCTCGGCCTGGCTTCCCGCCGCGGCCAGCTCGCCGGCACGCTGTCGGGCGGCTGGAAGCAGCGGCTGGCGCTCGCCGCCTGCGTCATGCACAAGCCGAAGCTCCTGCTGCTCGACGAGCCGACGGCCGGCGTCGACCCCAAGGCGCGGCGCGACTTCTGGGACGAGATCCACCACCTCGCCGCCGACGGGCTGACCGTGCTCGTCTCCACCCACTACATGGACGAGGCCGAACGCTGCCACCGCATCGGCTACATCGCCTACGGCAGGATGCTGGCGACGGGCACGGTGGAGGAGGTGATCCGGGATGCCGCCCTGTCGACCTTCGTGGTGCGCGGGCCGGATTTGCAGCGCCTCGCCGCCGAGGTCTCCGCGCTCCCCGGTGTCGAGCAGGCCGCGCCCTTCGGCACGACGCTGCATGTCGTCGGCTCGGACAGGGACCGTCTCGCCGCCTCGCTGGCGCCGCTGGCGGAAAGGCCCGGCATCAGCGTCGAGCCGGGCCAGACCAGCCTCGAGGACGTGTTCATCAAGTTCATGGGCGATGCCCAAGACAATATGGGCGGGGACAACATGCAATGA
- a CDS encoding HlyD family secretion protein, which produces MSLLCALPLAATFFAACAAPPPLAVGYVEGDFVLVAPVEPARIEALAARQGERVSAGQDLATLEAEDARHAAEEAKAALAQAEAQAADLKEGRRPEEIAVLEAALRSAEAQEAEARRVLERTRDLARRNVATQADLERTETALALAAAATGQAEANLAVARLPARAEAIRAAEGQVERARAALAQAEWRLGQRTVAAPAAGRIAEVIRHPGDIAGPSAPILSLLPDGAIRLKLYLPEPQFSSVSVGALLAVQCDGCPPGLTARVTYASPEPEFTPPVIYSLETRQKLVHLIEARPEGDAAALKPGQIVDVRVSE; this is translated from the coding sequence ATGAGCCTCCTTTGCGCCCTGCCCCTCGCCGCGACCTTCTTCGCCGCCTGCGCCGCGCCGCCGCCGCTTGCCGTCGGCTATGTCGAGGGCGATTTCGTCCTCGTCGCGCCGGTGGAGCCGGCCCGTATCGAGGCGCTGGCCGCGCGGCAGGGCGAGCGGGTGAGCGCCGGGCAGGACCTGGCGACGCTGGAGGCTGAGGACGCGCGCCACGCGGCCGAGGAAGCGAAGGCGGCACTGGCGCAGGCCGAGGCGCAGGCCGCCGATCTGAAGGAGGGCCGGCGGCCGGAGGAGATCGCCGTGCTGGAAGCCGCGCTGCGCTCGGCCGAAGCGCAGGAGGCCGAGGCGCGCCGCGTGCTGGAGCGCACCCGCGACCTCGCCCGGCGCAACGTCGCGACGCAAGCCGATCTGGAGCGCACCGAGACCGCGCTCGCCCTCGCCGCGGCCGCGACCGGCCAAGCCGAGGCCAACCTCGCCGTCGCCCGCCTGCCGGCGCGGGCGGAAGCGATCCGCGCCGCCGAAGGCCAGGTCGAGCGCGCCCGCGCCGCGCTGGCGCAGGCCGAATGGCGGCTCGGCCAGCGCACCGTCGCCGCCCCGGCGGCCGGGCGCATCGCCGAGGTGATCCGCCATCCGGGCGACATCGCCGGCCCGTCCGCGCCGATCCTGTCGCTGCTGCCGGACGGCGCGATCCGGCTCAAGCTCTACCTGCCCGAGCCGCAATTCTCGTCGGTTTCCGTCGGCGCGCTGCTCGCCGTCCAGTGCGACGGCTGCCCGCCGGGCCTGACGGCACGCGTGACCTATGCCTCGCCCGAGCCCGAATTCACCCCGCCCGTCATCTACTCGCTGGAGACGCGCCAGAAGCTCGTCCACCTGATCGAGGCCCGGCCGGAAGGGGACGCGGCGGCGTTGAAGCCGGGGCAGATCGTGGATGTGCGGGTGAGTGAGTAG
- a CDS encoding CerR family C-terminal domain-containing protein, with product MSEDNDTDAAGRSSAEKTRAALIEAGLRLFGEKGFAATSTREIAAEAKANIGSIAYHFGGKGELRDACAAHIVETIARVADPVLATMPPPTDRAAAEAQLRIATERMAGFLVAAPEMSSFVQFILREIHHPGRAFDILYAGLVEKVHRRLCAVWAVASGDDAESEATKIAVFTMIGQTVYFRIAREAVLRRMGWREIGATEAGLITATVLENALAALAAHRERKP from the coding sequence ATGAGCGAAGACAACGATACCGATGCGGCGGGACGGTCCTCCGCCGAGAAGACCAGAGCGGCGCTGATCGAGGCCGGCCTGCGGCTGTTCGGGGAAAAGGGCTTCGCCGCCACCTCCACCCGCGAGATCGCGGCCGAGGCGAAGGCGAATATCGGCTCCATCGCTTATCATTTCGGCGGCAAGGGCGAGCTGCGCGATGCCTGCGCCGCCCATATCGTCGAGACGATCGCCCGGGTCGCCGACCCGGTGCTGGCGACGATGCCGCCTCCCACCGACCGGGCGGCGGCGGAAGCACAGCTCCGCATCGCCACGGAGCGGATGGCCGGCTTTCTCGTCGCCGCACCGGAAATGTCGAGCTTCGTCCAGTTCATCCTGCGCGAGATCCACCATCCGGGCCGCGCTTTCGACATCCTCTATGCCGGGCTGGTCGAGAAGGTCCATCGCCGGCTGTGCGCGGTCTGGGCCGTCGCCAGCGGCGACGACGCGGAAAGCGAAGCGACGAAGATCGCCGTCTTCACCATGATCGGCCAGACCGTCTATTTCCGCATCGCCCGCGAGGCCGTGCTGCGGCGCATGGGCTGGCGCGAGATCGGCGCGACCGAGGCCGGCCTCATCACCGCGACCGTGCTGGAGAACGCGCTGGCGGCGCTTGCCGCCCATCGGGAACGGAAACCATGA
- a CDS encoding GNAT family N-acetyltransferase, producing the protein MTIRNLEFMSRPRSVAVIGASDREGSVGGVVLRNIIEGGFEGAIYPVNPKYREVMGRACYASAADLPEAPDLAVIVTPPPTVPGVVAELGARGVKAAVVITAGLNDKNGLRQKMLDAARPHTLRLLGPNTVGLMIPPLKLNAGFAHMAAAAGDIALLSQSGAIATSLIDWAAGRGIGFSHIVSLGDMADVDVADYIDMLAGDGKTRAIMLYLESVPHPRKFMSAARAASRIKPVIAIKPGRHEQAAKAAATHTGALSGADRVVDAALRRAGILRVNGLAELFDAVEIVARFPPLNRVRVGIVTNGGGAGVLAVDQLIDIGGALAELSNETIATLNKGLPPTWSHANPVDIIGDAPAERYGAALKAVAADRNVDAVLVLNCPTGLASPMDAARGVAAVVDKVGNGGRIGGKPVLACWLGEHTAEPARKVLREAGIATFETPAEAAGAIGYLDGWSKAQAALSQVPASGSADIAGRIDEVRAIFRGAAAEGRTILTEPEAKSVLAAYDVTVPQILNAGSPAEAKEHAAHLLKDWDAVVVKLLSKAISHKSDVGGVVLNIETAKAAREAAEAIEARVRKVRPDADIEGYAVQPMVKMKHAHELILGVSRDPIFGPVVMFGSGGVSVEVVDDTAIGLPPLDDVLGEELIERTRIGKLLAGFRDRAPADRSAILRSLNAVSQMVIDFPCIAGIDVNPLLTGPEGAVALDARIEIDLSRIEEEGPNPDLAIRPYPAGWEKAFRSGRGMEYTLRPIRPADIALYPEFLEHVSPSDIRLRFLGYRKAFPDEMLKRLTQLDYDREIAFVALDADGALAGIARLSADPNHESAEFGLLVRSDRQGQGLGWALMSHLIEYGRADGLSRIEGIMFDENDKMIDLARDLGFVIHDHPDDSTLELAVLTLK; encoded by the coding sequence ATGACCATCCGCAATCTCGAATTCATGTCCCGCCCGCGCTCGGTCGCGGTCATCGGCGCGTCCGACCGCGAAGGCTCGGTCGGCGGCGTGGTGCTGCGGAACATCATCGAAGGCGGCTTCGAGGGGGCGATCTATCCGGTCAACCCGAAATACAGGGAAGTGATGGGCCGCGCCTGCTACGCCTCGGCCGCAGACCTGCCCGAGGCGCCCGACCTTGCCGTGATCGTCACCCCGCCGCCCACCGTGCCCGGCGTCGTCGCCGAGCTCGGCGCGCGCGGCGTCAAGGCTGCAGTGGTCATCACCGCGGGCCTGAACGACAAGAACGGCCTGCGCCAGAAGATGCTCGATGCGGCCAGGCCCCACACGCTGCGCCTCCTCGGGCCGAACACGGTGGGCCTGATGATCCCGCCGCTGAAGCTCAATGCCGGCTTCGCCCACATGGCGGCGGCGGCGGGCGACATCGCGCTGCTGTCGCAGTCGGGCGCCATCGCCACCTCGCTGATCGACTGGGCCGCCGGGCGTGGCATCGGCTTCTCGCACATCGTCTCGCTCGGCGACATGGCCGATGTCGACGTCGCCGACTATATCGACATGCTGGCCGGCGACGGCAAGACCCGCGCCATCATGCTCTATCTCGAATCCGTGCCGCATCCGCGCAAGTTCATGTCGGCCGCGCGCGCCGCTTCGCGCATCAAGCCGGTGATCGCCATCAAGCCCGGCCGCCACGAGCAGGCGGCCAAGGCCGCGGCCACTCACACCGGGGCGCTGTCCGGCGCCGACCGGGTGGTGGACGCCGCGCTGCGCCGTGCCGGCATCCTGCGCGTCAACGGCCTCGCCGAGCTGTTCGACGCGGTCGAGATCGTCGCCCGCTTCCCGCCGCTGAACCGCGTGCGCGTCGGCATCGTCACCAATGGCGGCGGCGCCGGGGTGCTGGCCGTCGACCAGTTGATCGACATCGGCGGCGCGCTGGCCGAGCTGTCGAACGAGACGATCGCCACGTTGAACAAAGGCCTGCCGCCGACCTGGTCGCACGCCAACCCGGTGGACATCATCGGCGACGCCCCGGCCGAGCGCTACGGCGCGGCGCTGAAGGCAGTCGCCGCCGACAGGAACGTCGATGCCGTGCTGGTGCTGAACTGCCCGACGGGCCTCGCCTCGCCGATGGACGCGGCAAGGGGCGTCGCCGCCGTGGTCGACAAGGTCGGGAACGGGGGCCGGATCGGCGGCAAGCCGGTCCTCGCCTGCTGGCTGGGCGAGCACACGGCCGAGCCGGCGCGGAAAGTTCTGCGCGAGGCCGGCATCGCCACCTTCGAGACGCCGGCCGAAGCCGCCGGTGCCATCGGCTATCTCGACGGCTGGAGCAAGGCGCAGGCCGCGCTCAGCCAGGTTCCCGCCTCCGGCAGCGCCGACATCGCGGGGCGCATCGACGAGGTGCGTGCGATCTTCCGCGGCGCGGCTGCGGAGGGCCGCACCATCCTGACCGAGCCGGAGGCGAAGTCGGTGCTCGCCGCCTATGACGTCACCGTGCCGCAGATCCTCAACGCCGGCTCGCCGGCCGAGGCCAAGGAACACGCCGCGCATCTGCTTAAGGACTGGGACGCGGTGGTGGTCAAGCTCCTGTCCAAGGCCATCTCGCACAAGTCCGACGTCGGCGGCGTGGTGCTCAACATCGAGACGGCGAAGGCGGCGCGCGAGGCGGCCGAGGCCATCGAGGCGCGGGTGCGGAAAGTCCGCCCCGACGCCGACATCGAGGGCTACGCCGTGCAGCCGATGGTGAAGATGAAGCACGCGCACGAGCTGATCCTCGGCGTCTCGCGCGATCCGATCTTCGGCCCGGTGGTCATGTTCGGCTCGGGTGGCGTCTCGGTCGAGGTGGTGGACGACACCGCCATCGGCCTGCCACCGCTCGACGACGTGCTGGGCGAGGAGCTGATCGAGCGCACTCGCATCGGCAAGCTGCTCGCCGGCTTCCGCGACCGCGCCCCGGCCGACCGGTCTGCGATCCTGCGCTCGCTCAACGCCGTGTCGCAGATGGTCATCGACTTCCCCTGCATCGCCGGCATCGACGTCAACCCGCTCTTGACCGGGCCGGAAGGCGCGGTGGCGCTCGACGCGCGCATCGAGATCGACCTTTCCCGCATCGAGGAGGAGGGGCCGAACCCCGACCTCGCCATCCGCCCCTATCCGGCCGGCTGGGAAAAGGCCTTTCGTTCGGGCAGGGGCATGGAGTACACGCTGCGGCCGATCCGCCCGGCCGACATCGCGCTCTATCCGGAGTTCCTCGAGCACGTCTCGCCGTCCGATATCCGCCTGCGCTTCCTCGGCTACCGCAAGGCGTTCCCCGACGAGATGCTGAAGCGGCTGACCCAGCTCGACTACGACCGCGAGATCGCCTTCGTCGCGCTCGACGCGGACGGCGCGCTCGCCGGCATCGCGCGCCTGTCGGCCGACCCGAACCACGAAAGCGCCGAGTTCGGCCTGCTCGTGCGGTCGGACCGGCAGGGCCAGGGGCTCGGCTGGGCGCTTATGAGCCATTTGATCGAGTACGGCCGCGCCGACGGCCTGTCGCGCATCGAGGGCATCATGTTCGACGAGAACGACAAGATGATCGACCTCGCCCGCGATCTCGGCTTCGTCATCCACGACCATCCGGACGATTCGACGCTGGAGCTCGCGGTGCTGACTCTGAAATAG
- a CDS encoding Fur family transcriptional regulator, which yields MTAHTHTHTHDLTRNQSLVLDALTRADGPLSAYTILDRLREDGFRAPLQVYRALDKLLAAGLVHRLETLNAFVACAHPHCHAQGLIAFAICEDCGQVDEFSDEVVRERLAAWSATKGFKAEKTMIEIRGHCAACLAA from the coding sequence ATGACCGCGCACACCCACACGCACACCCATGACCTCACGCGCAACCAGTCGCTCGTCCTCGACGCGCTGACGCGGGCCGACGGGCCGCTGTCGGCCTACACCATTCTCGACCGGCTGCGCGAGGACGGGTTCCGCGCTCCGCTCCAGGTCTACCGCGCGCTCGACAAGCTGCTGGCCGCCGGTCTCGTCCACCGGCTGGAGACGCTGAACGCCTTTGTCGCCTGCGCCCATCCGCATTGCCACGCGCAGGGGCTGATCGCCTTCGCCATCTGCGAGGATTGCGGGCAGGTCGACGAGTTCTCCGACGAGGTGGTGCGCGAGCGCCTCGCCGCGTGGTCCGCGACCAAGGGCTTCAAGGCCGAGAAGACCATGATCGAGATCCGCGGCCACTGCGCGGCCTGCCTCGCGGCCTGA
- a CDS encoding metal ABC transporter permease, whose translation MLDDFFSRALLAGIGLALVTGPLGCFVVWRRMAYFGDTMAHSALLGIALGFLLEIDLTAGVFAVALLVSLALIALERRGGLSADALLGILSHSALALGLVALAFMTWVRVDLMGFLFGDILAVSRLDVALVWGGGAAVLALLALLWRPLLAASVDEELAAAEGLAPARSRLVFMLMMALVVAIAMKIVGALLITALMIIPAATARRFAATPEAMAVLAALVGALAVAGGLYGSLAFDTPSGPSIVVAALGLFLLGLPAYPALFGRAPSGSDRS comes from the coding sequence ATGCTCGATGACTTCTTCTCGCGCGCGCTGCTCGCCGGCATCGGGCTGGCGCTGGTGACGGGCCCGCTTGGCTGCTTCGTGGTGTGGCGGCGCATGGCCTATTTCGGCGACACGATGGCGCATTCGGCGCTGCTCGGCATCGCGCTCGGCTTCCTCCTCGAGATCGACCTGACCGCCGGCGTCTTCGCCGTCGCCCTCCTCGTGTCGCTGGCGCTGATCGCGCTGGAGCGGCGGGGCGGGCTCTCGGCCGACGCGCTGCTCGGCATCCTGTCGCACTCGGCGCTGGCGCTCGGCCTCGTCGCGCTCGCCTTCATGACATGGGTGCGCGTCGACCTGATGGGCTTCCTGTTCGGCGACATCCTCGCCGTATCGCGCCTCGACGTCGCGCTGGTCTGGGGCGGCGGGGCGGCGGTCCTCGCGCTGCTGGCACTGCTGTGGCGGCCGCTGCTCGCCGCCTCGGTCGACGAGGAGCTGGCCGCGGCCGAAGGGCTCGCGCCCGCCCGCTCGCGCCTCGTCTTCATGCTGATGATGGCGCTCGTCGTCGCCATCGCCATGAAGATCGTCGGCGCGCTGCTCATCACCGCGCTGATGATCATTCCTGCCGCGACGGCCCGGCGCTTCGCCGCGACGCCCGAGGCGATGGCCGTCCTCGCCGCCCTCGTCGGGGCGCTGGCGGTCGCGGGCGGCCTCTACGGCTCGCTCGCCTTCGACACGCCGTCCGGCCCGTCGATCGTCGTCGCCGCGCTCGGCCTTTTCCTTCTCGGCCTGCCGGCCTACCCTGCCCTTTTCGGGCGCGCACCATCCGGGAGCGACAGATCATGA
- a CDS encoding ATP-binding cassette domain-containing protein — translation MQESSGQVDKTGVNRSPAGQARHDPPGGAGRHGVPTAARDETLVRIDAAGVRRGGRWLVRGVTFDIRRGEIVTLIGPNGSGKSTTARAVVGILRPDEGAITRRAGLRVGYVPQKLAIDNTLPLTVARLMTLTARHSAAEIAAALEEVGIPHLAASPVQSLSGGEFQRALLARAMLRRPDLLVLDEPVQGVDYTGEAALYELIGRIRDRTGCGILLISHDLHIVMSATDTVICLNGHVCCRGTPRAVAADPGYRRLFGHRAAGALAVYSHDHDHTHLEDGRVLHSDGSITDHCHPTDGHHHDNRDHGHSHDHGHSHDHGHGQGKAGDAR, via the coding sequence ATGCAGGAATCTTCCGGCCAAGTCGACAAGACGGGCGTGAACCGCTCCCCTGCCGGCCAAGCGCGTCATGACCCGCCCGGCGGCGCGGGACGGCACGGCGTGCCCACGGCCGCGCGGGACGAGACGCTCGTGCGCATCGATGCGGCCGGGGTCCGGCGCGGCGGCCGCTGGCTGGTGCGCGGCGTCACCTTCGACATCAGGCGCGGCGAGATCGTGACGCTGATCGGCCCGAACGGCTCCGGCAAGAGCACGACGGCGCGCGCGGTGGTCGGCATCCTGCGGCCCGACGAGGGCGCGATCACGCGCCGCGCGGGCCTGCGCGTCGGCTACGTGCCGCAGAAGCTGGCCATCGACAACACGCTGCCGCTCACCGTGGCGCGGCTGATGACGCTGACGGCGCGCCATTCGGCGGCCGAGATCGCGGCGGCGCTGGAGGAGGTCGGCATTCCCCATCTTGCCGCATCGCCGGTGCAGTCGCTGTCCGGCGGCGAGTTCCAGCGGGCGCTGCTCGCGCGCGCCATGCTGCGCCGGCCGGACCTCCTCGTGCTCGACGAGCCGGTGCAGGGCGTCGACTACACCGGCGAGGCCGCGCTCTACGAGCTGATCGGCCGCATCCGCGACCGCACCGGCTGCGGCATCCTCCTGATCTCGCACGACCTCCACATCGTCATGTCGGCCACCGACACGGTGATCTGCCTCAACGGCCATGTCTGCTGCCGCGGCACGCCTCGCGCGGTGGCGGCCGACCCGGGCTACCGCCGGCTGTTCGGACACCGGGCGGCCGGCGCGCTCGCCGTCTACAGCCACGACCACGACCATACCCATCTGGAGGACGGCCGGGTGCTGCACAGCGACGGCTCGATCACCGACCATTGCCACCCCACCGACGGGCATCATCACGACAACCGCGATCACGGGCACAGCCACGATCACGGGCACAGCCATGATCATGGGCACGGGCAGGGAAAGGCCGGCGATGCTCGATGA